The following coding sequences lie in one Paroedura picta isolate Pp20150507F chromosome 10, Ppicta_v3.0, whole genome shotgun sequence genomic window:
- the NDUFC1 gene encoding NADH dehydrogenase [ubiquinone] 1 subunit C1, mitochondrial, with amino-acid sequence MAAPWQAVRRLLRFSGHPTPTLSRSAFTARRDDSSKPDWLKVSVTLGSTIAIWILILKKHDADTKEYERRKAEKESTLLAKDG; translated from the exons ATGGCGGCGCCCTGGCAAGCTGTGCGGCGGCTTCTGCGCTTCTCGGGGCACCCGACCCCCA CATTGTCTCGTTCTGCATTCACGGCAAGGAGGGATGATTCAAGTAAACCTGACTGGCTGAAAGTTAGTGTAACTCTTGGTTCTACAATAGCTATATGGATTCTG ATCTTAAAAAAGCATGATGCCGATACTAAAGAATATGAAAGGAGAAAAGCAGAGAAAGAGTCTACGTTGTTGGCCAAAGATG GATGA